One Vigna unguiculata cultivar IT97K-499-35 chromosome 11, ASM411807v1, whole genome shotgun sequence DNA window includes the following coding sequences:
- the LOC114168933 gene encoding uncharacterized protein LOC114168933, giving the protein MVSTPPSYYFKLTSHFPISHSISPYLSSFNLLLFLLPVRSKRVHTIASSVLKRMKVAVTTVVVLMLLASSSVARDRKKLMTKLEKEELSNKSEDSGHHQIPRKEYGKPGSGQRTVSEEFNHHYIPRKDYGGLGGN; this is encoded by the exons ATGGTTTCAACCCCACCAAGCTATTATTTCAAACTGACTTCGCATTTCCCTATCTCACATTCCATTTCCCCCTATTTAAGCTCCTTCaaccttcttctttttcttctccctGTAAGATCAAAAAGGGTTCATACCATAGCATCTTCTG TGTTAAAGAGAATGAAGGTTGCGGTTACTACAGTGGTAGTGTTGATGCTGCTGGCAAGCTCTTCTGTGGCTAGAGATAGGAAGAAACTGATGACGAAATTGGAGAAGGAAGAACTGAGCAATAAATCTGAGGATAGTGGTCACCATCAAATCCCTCGAAAGGAGTATGGAAAACCAGGATCTGGACAACGTACGGTGAGTGAGGAGTTTAATCACCATTACATACCTCGGAAGGATTATGGTGGTCTTGGAGGAAATTAA